In the genome of Nonlabens sp. MB-3u-79, one region contains:
- a CDS encoding CPXCG motif-containing cysteine-rich protein, which produces MIEHFFMCPHCWQEISMLLDPAYSQTYVEDCEVCCNPIELKVTFDEGELAGFEAIELGQ; this is translated from the coding sequence ATGATAGAACATTTTTTTATGTGCCCTCATTGCTGGCAAGAAATCTCTATGTTATTAGACCCTGCATATTCACAGACTTATGTAGAGGATTGCGAGGTGTGTTGCAATCCTATAGAGCTAAAAGTAACCTTTGATGAGGGGGAGTTAGCTGGTTTTGAGGCCATAGAACTGGGGCAGTAA
- the dnaG gene encoding DNA primase, translating to MISRTTVDAVFDAARVEEVIGDFVQLKKSGSNYKGLSPFTEERSASFMVSPVKQIWKDFSSGKGGNAVTFIMEHEHFTFPEAIKWLAKKYNIEVEETEQSDEQKQALDEKESMYLVSKFAAEWFQSQLKTEEGKAIGYSYFKERGFTDETIEYFQLGYNPDQWSAFTDAAIKAGYQLDFLDKVGVSIVKEEKQFDRFKGRVMFPIRSLSGRVLGFGGRILNNEKKAAKYLNSPQSEIYDKSAVLYGIYEAKQSIAKEDLCYLVEGYTDVIQLHQAGVKNVVSSSGTALTSQQIRLIQRLTKNITVLYDGDAAGMRAAIRGTDLILEAGMNVRVCTFPDGEDPDSFAKAHTESEIIDFLTNNAQDFISFKSNLLKKEAAGDPIKKAGMIRDIVNSIAKIPDDISREIYIRESAAILDIGEDVLFSTLAQVRNASFNEQKKKDSRAQAQQPLTKVEASEATVEVDRRALLERSIIAILLMYGGKDELFEDEYIQDDSGVEVEYETVKTKHRVYEKIYMDLQADEIKFANPDFQVIYTRIIDVLLLEQEIDTQLILSAFEGEYAHTIADIAMSDDKYHLHDWERHKIFPIQKDQTISEYTSQVLYHLRQLLLFDIVDKINKVIAKNTPDVDNIAALEQINNYNILRRKIDVKNRTVIPSSGWSRFN from the coding sequence ATGATTTCAAGAACAACTGTAGATGCCGTATTTGATGCCGCTCGTGTAGAAGAGGTGATCGGGGACTTTGTACAGTTAAAGAAATCAGGTTCTAACTACAAAGGATTAAGTCCTTTTACCGAAGAGCGTTCCGCTAGTTTTATGGTATCGCCAGTAAAACAAATCTGGAAGGATTTTAGTTCTGGAAAAGGAGGTAATGCAGTGACCTTTATCATGGAACACGAACATTTTACGTTTCCTGAAGCCATCAAGTGGCTGGCCAAAAAATACAATATAGAAGTAGAAGAGACCGAACAGTCAGATGAGCAAAAACAAGCTCTAGACGAAAAGGAATCCATGTATCTTGTTTCTAAATTTGCAGCGGAATGGTTTCAAAGCCAACTCAAAACAGAAGAAGGAAAAGCAATAGGATACAGCTATTTTAAAGAGAGGGGTTTTACTGATGAAACTATAGAGTACTTTCAGTTAGGTTATAATCCAGATCAATGGAGTGCTTTTACAGATGCCGCTATCAAAGCGGGTTATCAATTAGATTTTCTAGATAAAGTAGGTGTTTCTATTGTAAAGGAAGAAAAACAATTTGACCGATTTAAAGGCCGTGTAATGTTTCCTATACGCAGTCTTTCTGGAAGAGTTCTTGGTTTTGGAGGCCGAATTCTCAACAACGAAAAGAAAGCAGCTAAGTATTTGAACTCGCCGCAAAGTGAGATCTACGATAAATCTGCAGTACTTTATGGTATCTATGAGGCAAAGCAATCCATTGCCAAAGAAGATCTCTGTTACCTCGTAGAAGGTTATACAGATGTGATTCAATTGCACCAGGCTGGAGTGAAGAATGTAGTGTCTAGTTCTGGAACAGCGTTAACCAGTCAGCAAATACGTTTGATCCAACGTTTGACTAAAAACATTACGGTACTTTACGATGGAGATGCGGCAGGAATGCGAGCAGCTATAAGAGGAACAGATCTCATTCTGGAAGCAGGAATGAATGTGCGCGTTTGCACCTTTCCAGACGGAGAAGATCCAGATTCATTTGCAAAAGCCCATACAGAGTCTGAGATCATAGATTTTTTAACAAATAATGCTCAGGACTTTATTTCTTTTAAATCCAACCTCCTTAAAAAAGAAGCCGCAGGCGATCCTATCAAAAAAGCAGGAATGATAAGGGATATTGTAAATAGTATCGCAAAAATACCCGATGATATCTCCAGAGAAATCTACATAAGAGAAAGTGCTGCCATTCTTGATATAGGGGAGGATGTGTTGTTCTCGACCCTTGCGCAAGTTCGTAATGCCAGCTTTAATGAACAAAAGAAAAAAGACAGTAGGGCACAAGCACAGCAACCCTTAACTAAAGTAGAAGCTTCTGAAGCAACAGTCGAAGTAGATAGAAGAGCCCTTTTAGAACGCTCCATAATTGCCATTTTACTAATGTATGGAGGTAAAGATGAGTTGTTTGAAGATGAATACATTCAAGATGATAGTGGTGTCGAGGTGGAATATGAAACGGTAAAAACCAAACACCGTGTGTATGAAAAAATCTATATGGATTTACAGGCTGATGAAATCAAATTTGCCAATCCAGATTTTCAAGTGATATACACAAGGATCATTGATGTTTTACTACTGGAACAAGAAATTGATACGCAACTCATCTTGTCAGCTTTTGAAGGGGAGTACGCACATACTATTGCTGATATTGCTATGTCTGATGATAAATACCATTTACACGATTGGGAACGACATAAAATTTTCCCCATTCAAAAAGATCAAACCATCTCTGAATATACTAGTCAAGTTTTATATCACTTAAGGCAACTTTTGCTTTTTGATATCGTAGATAAAATTAATAAAGTTATTGCCAAAAACACGCCTGATGTGGATAATATCGCGGCTTTAGAACAAATCAATAATTACAACATTTTACGCAGGAAAATTGATGTGAAAAATAGAACGGTAATTCCTTCAAGTGGCTGGAGTAGGTTTAACTAG
- a CDS encoding response regulator, whose translation MNILLADHHPVFRRGLRSIMKDHKEFSFKAKVDDGNDLIRSITYHHPDVLILEMDLPNTQGIGTLRGIRSHFPDLKILVVSSHPEEIYAVSAVKAGANGYISKTRSIKETRKSLLAIARGETYLSENIKSQLDNKNNKDVLKFKKLSTREIEVLNLLSKGRRNKEIAKALSINEKTVSTYKTRLLKKLKVDNIADLIHQSRLLQIAS comes from the coding sequence ATGAATATCTTATTAGCAGATCATCATCCCGTTTTCAGAAGAGGACTTAGGAGTATAATGAAAGATCATAAGGAGTTTAGTTTTAAAGCAAAGGTAGATGACGGTAATGACCTCATCAGAAGCATCACATACCACCATCCAGATGTTTTAATTCTAGAGATGGACTTACCTAATACTCAAGGCATAGGGACTCTAAGGGGAATAAGATCCCACTTCCCAGATTTAAAGATTCTTGTAGTAAGTTCTCATCCAGAAGAAATATACGCTGTAAGCGCTGTAAAAGCTGGGGCTAACGGCTATATATCAAAAACGCGATCTATAAAAGAAACTAGAAAATCACTTTTAGCCATCGCTAGAGGTGAAACCTATCTTTCTGAAAACATCAAATCTCAATTAGATAATAAAAACAATAAGGACGTTCTTAAATTCAAAAAATTATCTACTCGCGAGATTGAAGTCTTGAACTTGCTTTCTAAAGGCCGTCGCAACAAAGAAATTGCTAAAGCACTTTCTATCAATGAAAAAACAGTTAGCACTTATAAAACGAGGTTGCTTAAAAAATTAAAAGTTGATAATATCGCAGATTTGATACATCAATCCCGTTTGCTTCAAATTGCTAGTTAA